The genomic stretch TCCAGAGCCCGGATCGAAGGTGCTGTCGAGGCTGCCATCGGCATGGAGGCGGGCGATCCCAGGACGAAGGGCGCCGTTGACGGAGAAGAAGCCGCCGGCGATCAGGATCCTGTCATCCGGCAGGACGGCAAGCCAATTGACACTCGCCGGGAATAAGCCATCGGTCAACAAGGTCGGAGCGATGAAACCCCTGTCCGGATGCCCGTCCGGGTTGAGACGGGAAAGCCCGTTGCCATGCCCCACCAGCACCTTTCCATCGGACTGCTTCGCGATGGCCACGACCTGAGAGATCCCCGTGTTCAAGTCCCCAAGGGTGAAGCTGCTATCGCCGCTGCCATCGGCGTTGAGCCGGGCGATATCCTGGCATTTGACGCCCCGGACCATGGTCATTCTCCCGCCGATGAGCGCCTTGCCGTCAGGTTGGACGAAGACGACAAAGACAGGGCCGTTGACGCCCGAGCCGGGATCGAAGGACAGGTCCACATCTCCAGGAAGAGGCGGCCCTGCCGGAATCGAAGGAGCGATGGATGCCAGAAGCGCCGGACACAACACGGAAGCAAGGAGGGAGATTCGGTTCCTGGTCGGCATGAGTGTGTGTCCTTGAGTCTGAGGTCCGATGGGGCTGATCATCCTGCGATCAGCGCTGGCGAGGGGCCGCGTCCCTTCAATCATCCATGCGATTCTTTCGCCCAGATCCCCTCAAGATTCGCCTTCCGACGCTTTGCGGACGCCCCTTCAACCCCCGGCGTCCCATCCGTCCCGCACGCCCCGGACGGTTCGGGCGGCGCCGTCACGCCCAGGAACAGGTATCCGAGGAGCGCGATCGGGTCCGAGAGGTCGATCTTGCCGTCGTCGTTGACGTCGGCGCTCTTCTCGCAGGCGAGCTTTTCGGGTTTGCCGAGGAAGAGGAAGCCGAGGGCGGCGATGGCGTCCGAGATGTCGGACCTGCCGTCAGCGTTCGTATCGCCACGGCGGAAGTTCCGAAGTTCCTGTCCTTGGCCCCGTACCCTGATCCCGCCTGCCTGCTCCGGACTCGCTGCTCCCCTGCCGGACTCCCCCTCAAGCGGCGGACCCACGAAGGCCGCACCGGAAACTGCCATGAGAAAAACCATCGCGCCGCCGAGAGGGGAGCGCGAGACAGGCGAATCGGTGGAAACGACGGCAAAAATCCGGTGGATCCCAACATTGCTACTCTCCTTTTTTTGGGGAGACATACTGGATGTAACAAGCTGCCTGTTCCACCAACACCAGTTGACCAAGAGTGACAGTCACTCCTGACTGTCACTCCTTATCTTACCGGATAAAATGAAACGCCGGATGAAAAAT from Candidatus Polarisedimenticolia bacterium encodes the following:
- a CDS encoding dockerin type I repeat-containing protein, whose protein sequence is MVFLMAVSGAAFVGPPLEGESGRGAASPEQAGGIRVRGQGQELRNFRRGDTNADGRSDISDAIAALGFLFLGKPEKLACEKSADVNDDGKIDLSDPIALLGYLFLGVTAPPEPSGACGTDGTPGVEGASAKRRKANLEGIWAKESHG